A window of Malania oleifera isolate guangnan ecotype guangnan chromosome 2, ASM2987363v1, whole genome shotgun sequence genomic DNA:
AACACGAGTCTATTAGTATTGTGATAGTAACCGATATGTAGAGTATTAAAGTACTAAGATGAGTTTCTCAATTGCTTTTCAAGATGGAATCCAGGGAAAATATTGCCAATgttggaggcagtagtagtgagggaaCTGGCCCTAAGGCTGGCAGTGACTCCACGAATGTTCTACGGGATTTTGCTCAGCAGCTAATGGCTGAGGTGGTTCGGATGAATAGGGGGCACAATCGTCTTGCGGCTAAGCTGGGTTGTTCTATTGATCAGTTCACCCGGCTGAAGCCTCATGTTTTCATGGGAAGTGTAAACCCGGTTCAAGCTGAAAATTGGATCGGGAAGATTGAGAAGATACTGGACGTCCTAAACTGCACTGAAAAGCAGAAGGTGGATTTTGCAACTTTTAAGTTGCCAGGCGAAGTAGAAAGATGGTGGAAGTCTATAAGAATGCTTGAGGAGCATCGACCCATTCCAGTGGCGATATCGTGGGCCCATTTTAGAGAGTTGTTCTTTGGACAGTACTTTCCAACCACGGTTAGGAGATTActtttggagggatgccaagggtatctggcatttgtgaaagacacgccggcAAGGGAACGTGAATTGGAAAAGATTCATGTTGTGTGAGTTCCCAAAAGTGTTCCTAGAAGACTTGTCGagattacctccagatcgtgaggtggagtttggtaTAAAGTTGGTTCCTGGTACAACGCCAATATCGAAAGCTTCGTATCGTATGGCTCCTGCAGAATTGAGGGAGTTGAAGGAACAGCGTCAGAAGCTGCTAGACGGGGGGTACATTCAACCGAGTGTTTCTCCTTAGGGATCACctgtgctatttgtgaagaagaaggacgggtcgatgaggatgtgcatcgactacaaggacttaacaaggtaacgataaagaacaaatactcgTTAACCAAgatcgatgatctatttgaccagctacaCGACACACAAATCTTCTCCAAAatcgatctacgatctgggtatcaccagttgaaggtgaaggCGGACGATGTTCCAAAGACAGCCTTCTAAACtcgatatggccattacgaatttatggttatgcctttcaatttgactaatgcacctgcaacatttatggatctgatgaacaggatCTTTCATGAATATATAGACCAATTcatcgtggtatttattgatgacatcctagtgtattctaggagcgctgcagagcatgaagttcatttgaggctggtacagtaaatgcttagggagaagaagttatttgctaaactgaagaaatgcgagttcaaGCTAGAActgattgcatttctagggcatgtagtgtccaaagaaggagtcTCAGTGGattcgagtaagatagaggcagtaatGAACTGGGCGAGACCaaggaatgtttaggaggtcagaagCTTTATGGGTCTTGTAGGTTACTACCATTGGTTCGTTAAGGGGTTCTCCAGTTTATCGGGTCCTTTGAAGTGACTCATGaagaagaacgtgaggtatgattggactaaCGAGTGGGAGCttagtttccaggagctgaaatggCAACTAGTTACTAGTCCAGTTCTTACCATTCTgtctggggatggtggatttgttatctatagtgacgcctctaagaaaggTCTCGACTATGTTCTAATGTAGTAGGGAAGGGtggttgcttatgcttctcgtcaacttaaagagtacaagaagaactacccgacacatgatatggaactAGCTgcagtagtgtttgcattgaaaatctagaggcattacttatatggtgaaaggtgcgagatttttaccgatcataaaagtATGAAGTAcattttcactcaaaaggagttgaacatgaggcagcatAGATGGTTAaaattgataaaggactacgattgtatcattagctatcacccgggtaaagcaaatgtggtagctgatgctttgagtcggaagtctaTGGATGCATCGGTCTCTGTAGTGGAAGTTCAGCACCAGATTTGTATGGACCtcgaaaggttgggcttggaagtaGTGGAAGTAAATCACCAGGTTGTTCTTGCTAACTTGTTGGTACAGGcaaccttacaggagaggatccATGCAGTGCAGAAGCAGGATCCTGAGCTTGTTGAGGCTACGGAAGGGGTCCAGAATGGTTTAAAGCCGAATTTCAATGTCTCgggtgatgggatattgagattccatAATAGGGTATGTGTACCAGATAACGTTGatattaaacgggtcattctggaggaggcacaccgttccctctacaccgtacatcctaGAAGTACAAAGATGTACCGAAACctaagggaatctttctggtggtccaacatgaaaagagagatcgcccattttgtatagcagtgcctgacatgttagCAGGTCAAAGCAGAGCATCAAAGACCCACAGGagcacttcagccacttgacatccccaagtggaaatgggaacacatttcgatggatttcgtaACAGGGTTACCTGCGGCggtgcatggtcagaatgctatatgggttgtagtgGACCAGTTGACGAAGAttgcacacttcattccaatcagagtcagttaATCTCTAAATAGGTTGGCTGAGCTTTATGTGCAGAAGGTAGTacaactccatggtgtccctatttctattgtttcaaaCTGAGATCCGCGTTTTATGTCTCGTTTCTGGAAAAGTCTAAAAGATGCCTTGGGATCAAAACTGACGTTCAGTACAtcttttcacccgcagacggatggatagtttgagaggactattcagacgctagatgatatgctacgggcatgtgtactggattttggtgatagttggatacgatatctactgCTTATCGAGTTCACGTATAACAATAGTTACCAGGCcaacatagagatggcaccttacaaggcattgtatggtcatcggtgttgatctccgttgtactaggaTTAGGTAGGCGAGCGACAGATACTAGGTCCGGAACTAATtcagcaggcctctacaaaggtcaaATTGATTAGGAAAAGAATCAGGACAGCTCAGAGTCAGttaaagagttatgctgatactcgttgacgagagctggagttcgaggtaggtgaTATGGTATTTCTGAAGATGGCTCCGATGAAatgggtgatgaggttcgggaagaaggggaagctaagtcctcggtatactGAGCCTTTTGA
This region includes:
- the LOC131148076 gene encoding uncharacterized protein LOC131148076 yields the protein MESRENIANVGGSSSEGTGPKAGSDSTNVLRDFAQQLMAEVVRMNRGHNRLAAKLGCSIDQFTRLKPHVFMGSVNPVQAENWIGKIEKILDVLNCTEKQKVDFATFKLPGEVERWWKSIRMLEEHRPIPVAISWAHFRELFFGQYFPTTVRRLLLEGCQGYLAFVKDTPARERELEKIHVV